One part of the Aurantibacillus circumpalustris genome encodes these proteins:
- a CDS encoding universal stress protein, translating to MIKKILCPIDFSDAAINAVSYAAKVAQTFKAELILLNVRATARVGGPGSSKDYADTLQKSEETLNALVKEVNKAYRISCTREVKLTMQDFNEVIGDTAGEDTLIVIGSNGADTISQDIFGSNTYRIVKRAKCPVWLVPEKWEYGTPDNLLFIFSNDGINDELKNARPFLEIFRSDLTFLKIGKSVLTNIDIARLKEDFRKRVPEETHITIDSTTAENIAEKILERAFRGKISLLIICYHRKTFLKICKKDIVRSITKQPFLPMLIFPESE from the coding sequence ATGATAAAAAAAATACTTTGTCCTATCGACTTCTCTGATGCCGCGATTAATGCCGTTAGTTATGCCGCTAAAGTGGCACAAACCTTCAAGGCGGAACTTATTTTACTGAACGTTCGTGCTACCGCCAGGGTTGGTGGTCCGGGTTCTTCGAAAGATTATGCCGACACCTTGCAGAAATCGGAGGAGACACTCAACGCGCTGGTAAAAGAAGTCAACAAGGCCTACCGTATTTCCTGCACCAGAGAAGTTAAGCTGACTATGCAAGACTTTAACGAGGTGATAGGTGATACGGCAGGAGAAGACACACTGATAGTAATAGGCTCAAATGGCGCCGATACAATCAGTCAGGATATCTTTGGGAGTAACACGTATAGAATCGTAAAGCGTGCTAAATGCCCTGTGTGGCTGGTTCCTGAAAAATGGGAGTATGGAACTCCTGATAATTTGCTTTTTATTTTTTCTAATGATGGCATTAATGATGAGTTAAAAAATGCAAGACCTTTTCTCGAAATATTCCGCTCGGATCTTACATTTTTAAAAATCGGAAAAAGCGTTTTAACCAACATTGATATTGCCAGGTTAAAAGAAGACTTCAGAAAAAGGGTGCCGGAGGAAACGCATATTACCATTGACTCAACAACAGCCGAAAATATTGCCGAAAAGATTTTAGAACGCGCTTTCAGGGGAAAGATCAGTCTGCTGATTATTTGTTACCACAGAAAAACTTTTTTGAAAATTTGTAAAAAAGATATTGTAAGGTCAATTACTAAACAACCCTTTCTTCCAATGCTTATTTTTCCGGAAAGCGAGTAA
- a CDS encoding thioredoxin family protein gives MIKVNKRITTFLFVLLAWGVFSQKSDSLTKPKNLTLRQFSRLADNSKKPVLLCFCADTFRVCKIQEEALEQIALERHQDMDVIWINLPDNPKIARYFEITSVPVLILYVKGYPVWLLYQVYEKEKIIKYVDPYIVNQ, from the coding sequence ATGATCAAGGTCAATAAACGCATAACTACTTTTCTTTTTGTGCTTTTAGCTTGGGGTGTATTTAGTCAGAAAAGCGACAGTTTAACTAAACCGAAAAATTTGACACTGCGTCAATTCAGCAGGCTGGCGGACAATTCGAAGAAGCCGGTTCTGCTTTGCTTCTGTGCCGATACCTTTCGCGTATGCAAAATACAAGAAGAAGCGCTTGAGCAAATTGCTCTTGAGCGGCATCAGGATATGGACGTCATATGGATAAATCTGCCCGATAACCCTAAAATAGCCAGATACTTTGAAATAACCAGTGTACCAGTACTTATATTATACGTGAAAGGTTATCCGGTCTGGCTTCTATACCAGGTTTATGAAAAAGAAAAAATAATAAAATACGTTGATCCTTATATTGTAAATCAATGA
- a CDS encoding universal stress protein — translation MKIILVPTDFSPEAEAGLEYAVALAGREDYRLILLHAFHLDTADILYSQIVSTVQSFKDVALEQLQLTRDLISSKVKIQPECIFEEGALGDVVNKIIKKRKIDFIIMGTHGAKGLKKLFFGSNTSGIIHNARCPVISVPQDLRFKNFSKIVFATNYHREDIEELRLVVDLVKPNNAYINVIHATRTPDNRLSPIMQAFEGNVRKHIHYPYFSFQMLKGNQTQETLSKYLETEKPDLFAISTRKRQFIERLAGPGISETFSLECHFPLLIFHQATPPLVF, via the coding sequence ATGAAAATAATCTTAGTACCAACGGACTTTTCACCTGAGGCCGAAGCCGGTCTGGAATACGCTGTAGCGCTTGCAGGTAGAGAGGATTACAGACTCATATTACTGCATGCGTTTCACCTCGACACAGCAGATATCTTATACAGTCAAATTGTTTCAACTGTACAATCGTTCAAAGATGTTGCGCTTGAACAACTCCAGCTTACAAGAGACCTGATAAGCAGCAAAGTAAAAATACAACCCGAGTGCATTTTTGAAGAAGGCGCCTTGGGAGATGTAGTAAATAAAATTATAAAGAAAAGAAAAATTGATTTTATAATTATGGGAACCCATGGTGCAAAAGGGCTTAAGAAACTCTTTTTTGGAAGCAATACTTCCGGTATTATCCATAACGCCAGATGCCCTGTAATTTCTGTTCCTCAGGATCTCCGGTTTAAAAATTTCAGTAAAATTGTCTTTGCTACCAACTATCATCGCGAGGATATTGAGGAGCTACGTTTAGTGGTTGATCTGGTAAAACCCAATAATGCTTACATAAACGTTATACACGCCACGCGAACACCTGATAATCGTCTTAGTCCAATCATGCAGGCTTTTGAAGGGAATGTGAGAAAGCATATCCATTATCCTTACTTTTCTTTCCAGATGCTGAAGGGGAATCAGACCCAAGAAACACTGAGTAAATACCTTGAAACAGAAAAACCAGATCTGTTTGCCATTTCAACCCGTAAGCGCCAATTTATCGAACGTCTTGCAGGTCCTGGTATTAGTGAAACCTTTTCGCTTGAATGCCATTTTCCGCTTCTGATTTTTCATCAGGCTACACCGCCTCTTGTTTTCTGA
- a CDS encoding phage holin family protein → MRLIEEKKIEDLLMQLKTYSNMRIELIKLKTIEKAAVTSSYLLSNLLPILAFVISVVFLSTAMAFYLSQQLGNIIWGFTLVGLFYILLAVILFLLKKKLVGTPVKNKIISTLTKTSFN, encoded by the coding sequence ATGCGACTAATAGAAGAAAAAAAAATAGAGGACTTGTTGATGCAATTGAAAACCTATTCAAACATGCGGATCGAGCTTATTAAGTTAAAGACTATTGAAAAGGCAGCTGTAACCAGCTCTTACCTGCTTTCAAATCTTTTACCAATTTTAGCGTTTGTGATCTCCGTTGTTTTTCTGAGTACAGCCATGGCTTTTTATTTATCGCAACAACTCGGAAACATCATCTGGGGTTTTACCTTGGTGGGTCTGTTTTATATACTGCTCGCTGTGATCTTATTTTTGTTGAAAAAGAAACTGGTTGGGACACCCGTAAAAAACAAAATCATTTCAACACTCACTAAAACTTCCTTTAATTAA
- a CDS encoding DUF3788 family protein — protein sequence MKSIFADKNTEPTIQDLKKALGKTFLIWKNVEDFLLKAKPDATAVWHFSSTKYGWSYRIKDNKRVLLYLLPRDNFFKAAFVFSQKATEQILLSEISEDIKTDLRNAKAYTEGRGIRIEIKDASKSRDIKELIKIKIAH from the coding sequence ATGAAAAGCATATTCGCAGACAAAAATACAGAACCAACCATTCAGGATTTAAAAAAAGCATTGGGTAAAACATTTTTAATATGGAAAAACGTTGAAGATTTTTTACTGAAAGCAAAGCCGGACGCAACGGCTGTTTGGCATTTTTCAAGTACCAAATACGGTTGGAGCTACAGGATTAAAGATAACAAGCGGGTTTTGCTTTATTTGCTTCCAAGAGATAATTTTTTTAAAGCAGCATTTGTTTTCAGTCAAAAAGCGACAGAACAAATTTTGTTAAGCGAAATTTCTGAAGATATTAAAACCGATCTTCGAAATGCGAAAGCGTATACTGAAGGACGTGGAATAAGAATTGAAATTAAAGACGCATCAAAATCTAGGGATATAAAAGAATTAATTAAGATCAAGATTGCACATTGA
- a CDS encoding PAS domain-containing sensor histidine kinase yields MEDFYTQTLSSDTAFRVLFQYATIGILVIDKSGKIALVNPSAEKLFGYAPSELLNQPLETLLPENLKHKHASHREGYFNNPKARAMGSGLDLFAQKKNGKVFPVEISLGHYELSGERLAVAFITDITARKQAEQELKQLNEKLEQRVSERTAELEAALDREKELNEMKSRFVSMASHEFRTPLSAVLSSVSLIDQYTHAEHEEKRKKHVERIKSSVKNLTDILNDFLSLDKLEQGKVDIDFQHFNLEEFGADAIDEVNNMLKKGQEIHYHYTGQKEIRQDKRILRNVLLNLLSNACKYSEEDKRIELKIICVPETISIVVTDQGIGIPEQEQKNLFEKFYRAKNAVHIQGTGLGLNIVKRYLELIQGNISFTSIKNQGTTFTVTLPGYKNA; encoded by the coding sequence ATGGAAGATTTTTACACGCAAACACTCAGCAGCGATACGGCCTTTAGGGTTCTGTTCCAGTACGCCACGATTGGCATCCTGGTGATCGACAAATCGGGCAAGATCGCGCTGGTTAATCCCAGCGCAGAAAAGCTCTTCGGTTACGCTCCTTCGGAATTGCTCAACCAACCTTTAGAAACGCTGCTACCCGAAAACCTGAAACACAAACATGCAAGCCACAGGGAAGGTTATTTTAATAATCCAAAAGCCCGCGCGATGGGCAGTGGGCTTGACCTCTTTGCACAGAAAAAAAATGGTAAAGTGTTTCCTGTAGAGATCAGCCTTGGTCATTATGAACTCTCAGGAGAAAGACTGGCGGTTGCATTTATTACTGATATCACCGCGCGTAAGCAGGCAGAACAGGAACTCAAACAACTCAACGAGAAACTGGAGCAGCGTGTCAGTGAACGTACCGCAGAGTTGGAAGCTGCGCTGGATCGTGAAAAAGAGCTCAACGAAATGAAATCGCGTTTTGTATCTATGGCCTCACATGAGTTTCGTACGCCATTAAGCGCAGTGCTTTCAAGTGTTTCGCTGATTGATCAATACACGCACGCCGAACACGAAGAAAAACGTAAAAAACATGTTGAGCGTATCAAATCGTCTGTAAAAAATCTGACAGATATTCTGAATGATTTTTTATCGCTTGACAAGCTCGAGCAAGGTAAAGTGGATATTGACTTTCAGCACTTCAACCTTGAAGAATTTGGTGCTGATGCCATCGACGAGGTAAACAACATGCTTAAGAAGGGTCAGGAGATACACTATCATTACACCGGGCAAAAAGAAATCAGACAGGATAAGCGTATCCTGCGCAATGTATTGCTTAACCTCCTTTCCAATGCATGCAAGTATTCTGAAGAAGACAAACGCATCGAACTGAAAATTATCTGCGTTCCTGAAACAATTTCTATCGTAGTGACCGATCAGGGCATAGGTATTCCTGAACAAGAGCAGAAAAACCTTTTTGAAAAATTTTACCGGGCAAAAAACGCAGTACATATTCAGGGCACAGGTTTGGGATTAAATATTGTGAAACGTTATCTGGAACTTATTCAAGGGAACATTTCTTTTACCAGCATAAAAAATCAAGGTACTACTTTTACCGTAACTTTACCCGGATACAAGAATGCATAA
- a CDS encoding response regulator — MHKILVIEDNREIRENICELLELDGYQVIEAENGKIGLQLAFEMLPDLVLCDIMMPLMDGYKVLEQLKLQPFTTSIPFIFLTANVEKKEVLAGLALGAKSYISKPFETDKLLQEIRRWL; from the coding sequence ATGCATAAAATATTGGTGATAGAAGATAACCGGGAGATTCGTGAAAATATTTGCGAACTGCTGGAGCTTGATGGCTATCAGGTTATTGAGGCTGAGAATGGAAAAATCGGTCTGCAATTAGCGTTTGAAATGCTCCCAGACCTTGTTCTCTGTGACATTATGATGCCATTGATGGATGGTTACAAAGTACTCGAGCAACTCAAACTACAACCATTTACGACTTCCATTCCATTTATATTTCTCACCGCCAACGTTGAGAAAAAGGAAGTTTTGGCAGGGCTAGCCCTGGGGGCAAAAAGTTATATTTCAAAACCCTTCGAAACCGATAAACTCCTTCAGGAGATCAGGCGCTGGCTTTAA
- a CDS encoding response regulator has product MQTILVVEDNKELRENTAELLQLAGFNVITSTNGEEGLQLTIEQHPDLILCDLIMPKAGGMELLQNKKNNNTISDIPLVFLSAGSASFHHHNGFRADGYLSKPFTYEQLLKTIKQILKKN; this is encoded by the coding sequence ATGCAGACTATTTTAGTTGTAGAAGATAATAAAGAGTTACGTGAAAACACAGCAGAGCTGCTTCAATTGGCCGGATTCAACGTAATAACCAGTACCAATGGCGAAGAAGGTTTGCAACTAACCATCGAACAACATCCAGATCTAATACTTTGCGATCTGATTATGCCCAAAGCAGGAGGAATGGAGTTGCTTCAGAACAAAAAGAATAATAATACAATCAGTGATATCCCCCTTGTGTTTCTTTCTGCCGGCTCAGCATCCTTTCACCACCACAATGGGTTTAGAGCTGACGGATACCTGAGCAAACCTTTTACTTACGAGCAATTACTTAAAACCATTAAACAAATTCTTAAAAAGAATTGA
- a CDS encoding BON domain-containing protein, producing MPFNFVEQLNKNISNMKTDAEIQKDVMEELRWEPLLNAAEIGVSVKNGVTTLSGIVNSYYKKTTAEKAARRVNGVKAVAEDIEVKFTESLIKNDTEIAEIILHNLKWNSAIKEEKVKVKVDNGVVTLDGEVGWKYERDLIESELEGLNGVKFVVNNINIKPGILPKDINQKIKSAFQRNACCDADKIKVSVSGHTVTLSGKVRSWAEKNDAENVAWAANGVTKVENLLEVDSPVLAL from the coding sequence ATGCCGTTTAATTTTGTTGAACAATTAAATAAAAATATAAGCAACATGAAAACAGATGCAGAAATTCAAAAAGACGTGATGGAAGAACTCCGCTGGGAGCCATTGTTGAACGCAGCGGAAATAGGGGTTTCCGTAAAAAATGGTGTAACTACTTTATCCGGTATTGTAAACAGCTACTATAAAAAAACAACTGCAGAAAAGGCGGCGCGCCGTGTAAACGGAGTTAAAGCTGTAGCGGAAGACATTGAGGTGAAGTTTACTGAAAGTCTGATTAAGAACGACACGGAGATTGCTGAGATCATCCTTCATAACCTGAAATGGAACAGCGCGATTAAAGAGGAAAAAGTTAAGGTGAAAGTAGATAACGGTGTAGTAACCCTTGATGGTGAAGTGGGTTGGAAATACGAAAGGGATTTAATTGAATCGGAATTGGAAGGTTTGAATGGTGTTAAATTTGTGGTAAATAACATCAACATCAAGCCAGGGATCCTGCCAAAAGATATTAACCAGAAGATCAAGTCGGCTTTTCAGCGTAACGCTTGCTGCGATGCAGATAAGATCAAGGTGTCGGTTTCCGGTCACACGGTTACGCTTAGTGGCAAGGTGCGTTCCTGGGCTGAAAAAAACGATGCGGAAAATGTGGCATGGGCTGCCAACGGCGTTACAAAGGTAGAGAATTTGTTAGAGGTGGATAGTCCCGTGCTGGCACTTTAA
- a CDS encoding BON domain-containing protein yields the protein MKTDSEIQKDVIEEISWEPFLKKSEIGVSVKGGIVTLSGTVDAYSKKVAAEKAAKRVAGVKAVAEDIEIEYTIEGKRTDSAIAAAVVNALKWHSAMQENKIKVKVEDGFVTLEGDVDWEFQKNSARYMVENLQGVNGIINLIKIKPGASPVEISKKINAAFHRSATIDSGKIQVNVSGSKVMLSGKVRSYSEKKDAEKAAWLAPGVTEIENKIEIESPVYS from the coding sequence ATGAAAACAGATTCAGAAATTCAAAAAGACGTGATTGAAGAGATTAGTTGGGAACCGTTTCTCAAAAAAAGTGAAATCGGTGTTTCGGTAAAAGGCGGCATCGTCACGCTATCTGGAACAGTAGACGCTTACTCGAAAAAAGTAGCGGCAGAAAAAGCAGCGAAACGCGTGGCTGGTGTTAAGGCAGTTGCCGAAGACATTGAGATAGAATATACGATAGAAGGCAAACGTACGGACTCCGCAATTGCAGCAGCCGTAGTAAATGCCCTCAAATGGCACAGCGCCATGCAGGAAAATAAAATCAAGGTGAAAGTAGAGGATGGTTTTGTAACTCTTGAGGGCGATGTGGATTGGGAATTCCAGAAAAACTCAGCACGCTACATGGTAGAAAATCTTCAGGGAGTAAATGGAATTATCAACCTGATCAAAATTAAACCAGGTGCAAGTCCTGTTGAGATTTCTAAAAAAATTAACGCGGCATTTCACAGAAGCGCGACCATTGATTCAGGAAAAATACAAGTGAATGTAAGTGGTAGTAAAGTAATGCTAAGCGGGAAGGTACGCTCTTATTCAGAAAAAAAGGACGCTGAGAAAGCCGCTTGGCTGGCACCGGGTGTTACAGAGATTGAAAATAAAATAGAGATCGAAAGCCCAGTTTACAGTTAA
- a CDS encoding Na/Pi cotransporter family protein, whose product MDLYVHILKLCAGIGLFLFAMYLIEQSLKKLSGRNFKIFLQRTTKNTVGAVAGGAIVTGILQSSSMVSLMVLAFVGAGVFTMKNALAIILGANLGTTLDSWLVATLGFNTNIEVIAYPAVFSGGLLLILFGKREFIQYLSYFLLGFGLLFISLSFMKTAMVEYIQMYDFSIYAGMPLAFFLMTGFFITLLVQSSSVTMALTLTALHVGVLDFPSSAAIVLGSETGTTIKLLLSGIGGTAAKKRVVLGNLLFNIFLTVLAFIFIRPMLMMITDGLKISDPLIGLVAFSSITNFAALLIFLPFLNAFTKFLEKFFKNIDASTAAFIGNATVSEPQTALDLFKRETNYFIYNTMLLNMEQLGCDAAFLQKDSAFLPINKRKKIMQKSTDEKYDFLKMLQGELQAFYLMLRIKLSDEQLTELNQLTSAIRNSQYAAKSMKDIKSNISNLNHSSKNLKFNFFLDQKNKTEKLYHDLGACLISLEQIDLEKLLQAYNNMETNYNLTLNNFYNEAQSVSLEDIDLTTIINFNRELLSSNRAMVLAIKDFLLNEEQSLSFNEKRMI is encoded by the coding sequence ATGGATCTTTACGTTCATATATTAAAATTGTGTGCTGGGATAGGTTTGTTCCTTTTTGCAATGTATCTTATTGAACAATCCTTAAAAAAACTGTCGGGCCGTAACTTCAAAATTTTTCTTCAGCGCACTACTAAAAACACAGTGGGTGCGGTTGCCGGTGGCGCTATTGTTACAGGAATCTTGCAAAGTAGTTCTATGGTTTCGCTGATGGTACTGGCCTTTGTGGGAGCTGGTGTTTTTACCATGAAAAACGCACTGGCCATTATCCTGGGAGCTAATCTGGGAACGACGCTGGATAGTTGGTTGGTAGCCACTTTAGGCTTTAATACAAACATCGAAGTTATTGCCTATCCAGCCGTGTTTTCAGGTGGTTTGTTGCTTATACTTTTTGGCAAACGGGAGTTCATACAATACCTTTCCTATTTTTTACTGGGTTTTGGCCTGCTATTTATAAGTCTGTCGTTTATGAAAACAGCAATGGTAGAATATATCCAAATGTATGATTTTTCAATTTATGCAGGAATGCCTTTGGCGTTTTTTTTAATGACAGGATTTTTTATCACGTTGTTGGTTCAATCCAGTTCTGTGACAATGGCTCTTACTCTCACTGCCCTGCATGTAGGAGTTCTGGATTTTCCTTCTTCTGCAGCAATTGTCCTTGGATCTGAAACAGGCACAACTATTAAATTATTGTTAAGTGGCATAGGTGGAACAGCAGCTAAAAAACGTGTGGTGCTTGGCAACTTACTGTTTAATATTTTTCTCACTGTACTTGCTTTCATTTTTATCCGACCAATGCTGATGATGATAACAGATGGTCTCAAAATCAGCGACCCACTAATAGGTCTGGTTGCTTTTTCAAGCATAACAAATTTTGCGGCCTTACTAATATTTCTACCTTTTCTTAATGCGTTTACGAAGTTTCTCGAAAAATTTTTCAAAAACATTGATGCTTCAACTGCTGCATTTATTGGCAATGCAACAGTATCTGAACCACAAACAGCTCTGGATCTATTCAAAAGAGAAACAAATTATTTTATTTATAACACCATGCTGCTGAACATGGAGCAACTTGGCTGCGATGCAGCGTTCTTACAGAAAGATTCCGCTTTTCTTCCCATAAACAAAAGAAAAAAAATCATGCAAAAAAGCACCGACGAGAAATATGACTTCCTTAAAATGCTGCAAGGTGAGTTACAGGCTTTTTATTTAATGCTGCGAATAAAACTTTCTGACGAGCAATTAACAGAGTTAAACCAGCTGACGTCGGCTATCCGTAATTCACAGTATGCAGCCAAAAGTATGAAGGACATTAAAAGCAATATTTCAAATTTGAATCATTCTTCAAAAAATCTTAAGTTCAACTTTTTTTTAGACCAAAAAAATAAAACTGAAAAATTATACCATGATTTGGGTGCATGTTTAATATCTTTAGAGCAAATTGATTTGGAAAAATTGCTGCAGGCTTATAATAATATGGAGACCAATTACAACCTTACCCTTAATAATTTTTACAATGAGGCGCAAAGTGTATCCCTTGAAGATATTGATCTAACCACGATCATCAATTTTAACAGAGAACTTTTATCTTCTAATAGAGCAATGGTTTTGGCAATAAAAGATTTTTTACTAAACGAAGAACAAAGCCTGTCGTTTAATGAAAAAAGAATGATATGA
- a CDS encoding AI-2E family transporter — MRITISSSIKKIFLLFLVFAGLFYAKEFLMPLSVGAVVAMLFLPLSRWMESKKISRSLAVLICLLIILLIFALVNYLLVWQISSFVRDFDLIKEKAIEKGTYIQIYILDHLGIALEKQSQILKTEQPSLTSIMQVIAGSVRYIFINFVLILAYICLLLYYRNHIMLFIVRLTPADKSDEMSQIIHNITQVAQKYLLGLAKMIVLLWIMYSIGFGIIGVRNFIFFAIVCGFLEIIPFIGNITGTILTISVAAVNGADTTLLFGIVIVYALVQFVQTWLFEPLVLGPQVKINPLFTIIALVLGEIVWGIPGIILAIPITAMFKIVCDHIESLKPFGFLIGEIESKKNGQSLIEKLRGIFR; from the coding sequence ATGAGAATTACAATAAGTTCATCCATAAAAAAAATCTTTTTGCTTTTCCTTGTTTTTGCAGGGTTATTTTATGCAAAAGAATTTTTGATGCCTCTTTCGGTTGGTGCTGTTGTAGCAATGCTTTTTCTTCCACTTAGCAGGTGGATGGAAAGCAAAAAAATTTCCAGGAGTCTTGCTGTTTTAATTTGTTTATTAATTATTTTGCTAATTTTTGCTCTTGTAAATTATTTGTTGGTTTGGCAGATATCTTCGTTTGTACGCGACTTTGATTTAATTAAAGAAAAAGCCATTGAAAAGGGAACTTACATCCAGATCTATATATTAGATCACCTTGGAATAGCACTAGAAAAACAATCGCAAATCTTAAAAACAGAACAACCATCGTTAACAAGCATTATGCAGGTAATTGCTGGCTCTGTGAGGTATATATTTATAAATTTTGTTTTGATACTGGCATACATCTGTTTGTTATTATATTACCGCAACCACATTATGCTTTTTATTGTCAGGCTAACGCCTGCGGACAAAAGTGACGAAATGAGCCAGATCATTCACAACATCACACAAGTCGCTCAAAAATATCTTTTAGGATTAGCAAAAATGATTGTCCTCCTTTGGATAATGTATAGTATTGGATTTGGAATTATTGGTGTCCGGAATTTTATATTTTTTGCTATAGTGTGTGGTTTTCTTGAAATTATTCCATTTATAGGAAATATTACAGGCACCATTCTTACCATTTCAGTAGCCGCAGTTAATGGCGCCGATACAACATTGTTATTTGGAATTGTAATTGTATATGCGCTTGTTCAATTTGTTCAGACCTGGTTATTCGAACCTTTAGTACTAGGTCCGCAGGTTAAAATTAATCCGCTTTTTACCATTATTGCACTGGTTCTTGGTGAAATTGTGTGGGGTATCCCGGGCATCATTCTTGCGATACCAATTACCGCCATGTTTAAAATAGTATGCGATCATATTGAATCTTTAAAACCTTTTGGGTTTTTAATTGGAGAAATTGAAAGCAAAAAAAACGGGCAAAGTCTAATTGAAAAGTTGAGAGGTATATTCAGGTAA
- a CDS encoding response regulator: MVQKILIIDDNVAVRENTSELLELAGYETITSSDGKQGLQMMRTNKPDLILCDISMPVLDGFGVLQALQNIPGAATIPFIFLTSKAEMSDMRKAMDLGADDYLTKPYTGDSLLKIVSARIKKSTLLKKAMEESHEFKEPSVLPNEQDNYLTLLENKPIKKIRKKGFVYSEGDSANSLYFLKCGKLKIYKSNESGKDYIIDLLMEGDFFGYTALLEDSVHKESVMAIETSEVVMVPKQDFLHYLNGDNNLSIKFIKLLSKNLIVAEDKLIKLAYNSARKRVAEALLFVAGKFMTDDKHEITFELNRENLSSLAGISPESVSRHLTDFKDEGLLESNGGTIKICDIKKLEKIKN; encoded by the coding sequence ATGGTGCAAAAAATTCTTATAATTGATGATAACGTCGCAGTTCGTGAAAATACCTCTGAGCTTTTAGAGCTGGCAGGATATGAAACCATCACCAGTAGTGATGGGAAACAAGGACTGCAAATGATGAGAACAAATAAACCTGACCTGATACTTTGTGACATCAGTATGCCTGTGCTGGACGGCTTTGGTGTATTGCAGGCCCTTCAGAACATTCCCGGTGCGGCCACTATTCCTTTTATATTTCTAACTTCCAAGGCCGAAATGTCTGACATGCGCAAAGCTATGGATCTTGGCGCAGACGATTATCTAACAAAACCTTATACCGGTGACAGTTTGCTGAAAATTGTATCGGCACGCATTAAAAAAAGCACTCTGCTCAAAAAGGCGATGGAGGAAAGTCATGAATTTAAAGAACCAAGTGTTTTACCGAACGAACAAGATAATTATCTTACTCTACTTGAAAATAAACCTATTAAAAAAATCCGTAAAAAAGGATTTGTTTATTCTGAAGGCGATTCAGCCAACTCGCTTTACTTTTTAAAATGTGGAAAATTAAAAATTTACAAATCGAATGAATCAGGTAAAGATTATATTATAGATCTTTTAATGGAGGGTGATTTTTTTGGTTATACAGCATTGCTGGAAGATTCAGTACACAAAGAATCGGTGATGGCAATTGAAACTTCGGAAGTGGTGATGGTACCTAAACAAGATTTTCTGCATTACCTGAATGGTGACAATAATTTATCTATAAAATTCATTAAACTTCTGTCAAAAAATTTAATTGTTGCGGAAGATAAATTGATCAAACTGGCTTACAACTCAGCGCGAAAACGTGTTGCTGAGGCTTTGCTTTTTGTTGCAGGAAAATTCATGACCGACGATAAACATGAGATCACCTTTGAACTTAACCGGGAAAACCTTTCTTCCCTGGCTGGCATCTCACCTGAATCGGTGAGCAGACACCTTACAGATTTTAAAGACGAGGGACTGCTGGAAAGCAATGGCGGAACCATAAAAATTTGTGATATTAAGAAACTTGAAAAAATAAAAAACTAG